In the genome of Streptomyces lydicus, the window TCGTGTTCTCAACTGCTCCTCGGTGGGTGTCAGTTGATTTGGATGATTCGGACCCGGAGCCGCCGTCCGCCGGCGGCTCCGGCCCACGGGCGCAACGCCTCCACCCGCCGCACCCGTACCACTCTCCCGGAATTGGTCCTGCTGTGGAGGCCAATGACGGTACAGACTCTCCGCCAGTGGCATGGAGCAACAGGCACATGAGAGGCGACTGGCGTGGAGCAGGACAACAGGGATCGGCGCGAGCGCGAACTTCAGCGCTGTCACGAGGCGCACCCCACGGGCCCGATGGACCCGGCATACCCATACCCGGCAGTCGTACCGACGCCGCCGCGCGAGGGCGGGGTGAAGATCGCGCTCATGGACGCGGGGATCGGACTGCTGGCGGCGGCCGCCGCGGTACGCCGTCTGCGGCCCGACGCCGATCTCGTCCTGTCCTCCGATCCCGACGGCATGCCCTGGGGACCGCGCTCCGCGCAGGAGCTCACGGCCCGCGCCGTCACCGTCGCCGAAGCGGCTGCCGCACACCGTCCCGATGTGCTGATCGTCGCCTGCAATACCGCTTCCGTGCACGCCCTACCCGCCCTGCGTGCCCGTCTGGAGCCGGATCTGCCCGTCATCGGGACCGTCCCGGCGGTCAAACCGGCCGCCGCGGGAGGCGGGCCGATCGCCGTCTGGGCCACCCCCGCGACCACAGGCAGCCGCTACCAGCGCGGTCTCATCGAGGAGTTCGCGGCTGATGTGAGTGTCACCGAAGTGCCGTGCCCCGGGCTCGCCGACGCCGTCGAGTGCGCGGACGAAGTGGCCATCGCACGTGCGGTCGCCGTCGCCGCGGAGCGCACGCCGGACGAGGCAAGAGCAGTCGTCCTGGGCTGCACCCACTACGAGCTCATCGCCGCACACATCCACGCGGCCCTGCAGCGCCCCGGTCGGCCCCCGCTCGCTCTGTACGGTACGGCCGATGCGGTCGCCGCCCAGGCGCTGCGCCGGATCGGTGAGCAGCCCACCTCTGGGACCCCTGGCGAGGGCACTCTGACCGTGATCCTCAGCGGGCGCGAGGAGGAACTTCCGCCGGCGGCATGGGCGTACGGCGAAGGCCGGCTGCTGCAGGCGGGCCGCCGCCGTCGAGACCGGCTCCTCCTGTCGCCGGGCGTTCGTCAGTGAGCATCCTTGCTGCTCGCGGACTTCGGAGGCGGTGGCCGTGCGGGCGTTTGCGTACGGGGACGGCGCCCCTTCGTCAGCGGCGCCGGTCCGCCGCGGCGTGCCGACTACCCTTGCCGTATGACGATGCACAAGACCGTCCAGGTACGTGTCGACGCGATGCTCGAGGACCTCAGGACACTCGTCGAAACCGAGTCCCCTTCGCGCGATCTCGACTCCTTGACGGCATCGGCCAAAGCTGTCGCGGCCATCCTGGAGAACCGCCTCGGCGGGCGGGCCGTCCTCGTGGAGAGCGCAGCCGGGCCGCACGTCCACTGGTCAGGGGGCGGCGATCCCGCCGTACTGATCCTCGGTCACCACGACACGGTGTTTCCGCTCGGTACCCTTGAACGCCGACCGTTCAGGGTTGCAGACGGTCATGCCACCGGCCCCGGGGTCTTCGACATGCTGGGCGGGCTGGTGCAGGCCATTCATGGCCTGGCGACGCTCGACGACCGGTCGGGCGTCGAGATCCTGGTGACCGCGGACGAAGAGGTCGGCTCCGGTTCTTCCCGCGCTCTCCTCGAAGAGCGAGCCCTTGCCTGTGGCGCGGTGCTCGTGGTGGAGGGTGCCGCTGACGGCGGAGGCTTGAAGACCGGCCGCAAGGGCTGCGGCACGTACCGGATCTCCATCGCGGGCCGGGCGTCGCACGCGGGTCTGGAACCCGCGGCCGGGGTCAATGCCTTGATCGAAGCCGCCCATCAAGTACTGGATATCGCAGCGCTCAACCGCCCCGACATCGGTACGACCGTTACCCCGACCGTCGCCTCCGCGGGAACCCTGGACAACGTCGTTCCCGCCGAGGCGACCGTCATCGTCGACGTCAGGGTCGAGTCGGACGGCGAGAAGGAACGCATCGAAGCCGCGTTCGCGGCACTGGCTCCGCATCTTGATGAGGTGCGGATCACGGTTCACGGAGCTGTCAGCCGACCGCCGATGCCCGAGTCGGCTTCGTCCGAGCTCTTCGCGGTGGCACAACGGTTGCTTCCTGATCTGGAAGGCACGGCAGTCGGTGGCGGAAGCGACGGCAACTTCACGGCCGCGCTGGGGGTGCCCACACTTGACGGCCTTGGGGCAGTCGGGGGCGGTGCCCACGCCGATCACGAGTACCTGGTGGTCGACGCCATGGCCGAGCGGGCCCACCTGGTTGCCGGACTGGTGAACGCGTTGCAGAACAAGGAGCAGAAAGAGCAGGGATGAGGAGGGGGAGGGGAGGCGGAGAGCGAAGGGAGACGGAGAGGGAGCGTGTGCGCGACCCGGGCCGTGCGCTGCGTGCGTTGTTCGCCGGGTGTCAGGGTGCCTTGAAGAGAGCCGGGAAGCGGGGAGCGAGCCAGGGCTTGCGGCCTCGGACGAGGATATGGCCCCGGGCGAGGGCGCTCCACTGGCCGCGGCGTCCGAGTGCCATCAGGAGGAAGGTGACCGGTTCGATGAGGATGGTGCAGTCCGGGCGGGCCGACGGCGGTGAGCCAACGGATACCGCTCCGTTGGTCACTGTCACGCCGAAGCGGGCACCACTCCACAAGCGGATCGCGTAGCCGGCGGTGAGCCCGGCTGTGCGGGAGGTGTCGGTCACCCGCGGCATGGCTGTGACCAGGAACGGCAGGGTCAGCTCGACCCGGGCGCGGTCGATCATGTGCGGACGGCCCAGTGCACGGGCGAGGTCGTAACCGTGGCCGAGCATGTGCGTCAGCAGGTATGACCCCAGCACGGCAGGGGACATCGGGCCCAGCGGGGTGACGACCGTTTCTTCCGTGGGGCCCTCGTCCCATGTCTTCAGGTAAGCATCGGCCTGCGCCACGATCATCGCGGCCAGTGGCTCGGCCCTCCGCTCGTCGAACTCGGCGAGTGCTCGCTCATTTGCCGCGGCGAGGCTCTGCGGGGTGCCGTCCCCGTAACTGCGTGCCTGTCCGGCCGCAATGTCGGCCATGAGTTCATTGGCCTGCGCCAGATGCGCTGCCGCCTCCCCGACGTTCCACTCCGACCCGGGAATCGGAAGCCCCGTGTCGGCGCCCTGACGCAGCAGCGCGGCGATGTCCCCGGCGGTCTCGCGTATGGCCACACCGAGGCCGTCGGGCAGTTTGCCCGGTACATCCTTGTCCTGCCGGTCGGGCAGCGCGTCCGGTACGTCCTGCCCAGCCACTGATTCCACGCCGTTCCACTCCTCGGTCTCGTGTCCGCGCCCGTGCCTCTGCCCGTCCTCGGGCCCGTGCCTGTGCCTGTGCCTGTGCTCGTGTCCGTGCCTGATGTTTGCGCCACCGGGCGGCCGTAGGCGTTGCGGCGTTGCTGACCACCGGTGCTGACCACCGGGGCTACGGAGATCACGGGGACCACCGGGACCACGGGGAGCATGGGGAGTACAGGAGACCAGGCAACCGTCGCTGCGACAAGACCAGGAGCTTCCCCACTACGGCCTTTCCTCGTCGAATATTGCGGGCGCGCGTGATGCCACCGCTGACACGATCGATGGCATGAAGGTACTTGTGCTCGGGGCGACAGGGACGGTCGGCAGTGCCGTTGTCCGTGCGTTGGAGGCGTCTCATCAGGTGGTGAAGGCGTCGCGCGGCGGGCCGGTGAAGGTGGATCTGGAGGATCCCCTCTCCTTGGACGCATTGTTCGCGGAGACGTCGGACTTCGACGCGGTGGTGTGCTGTGCCGCCGGCGGCCCGTTGGTGGACCTGGAGTCAGTGTCGGACGAGGAGATCGCCGCCGGAGTGCGCGGCAAGCTGCTGGGACAGGTCGCGCTGGCCCGGCGCGCCGTGCGTCATCTCCGGGAGGGCGGCTCGATCACCTTGACCGGGGGTACGTTCTCCGCTCCCCTGGCGGGCGGATCGCTGGGGGCCCTCATCAACGCAGGGCTGGAAGGCTTCGTCCGCAACGCGGCCGACGAGCTGCCGCGAGGCCTGCGAATCAATCTCATCAGCCCTGGCTGGATCAAGGAAACCCTGGAGAGCATGGGTGTGGACGGGGCTGACGGTATTCCGGTCTACGAGGTGGCCCGGGTGTATGTGGAGGCCGTGGAAGGCGTCGCGCAAGGGCAGACCATACGTCCGTGACGTCCATCCTGGCTGCCCGCTGCCCGCTGCCCGCTGCCCGCTGCCCGCTGCCCGCTGCCCGCTGCCCGCTGCCCGCTGCCCGCTGCCCGTGAGGGGGACAGGGGCAGGGTGCTGCCGCCGTAGGCGTCGTCGGTCCGCATCGTTGAGAGCAGGGTGGGCCCGCTCGGTCGCGGTCGTTCGGGCCCACCCTTTCCCGGCATTCCGGCATTCCGGCATTCCGGCGTTCCGCATTCCGGTACGTCGGTATGCCGGTTCAGTCGTTGCAGGTCGTGAAGTTCGGGCTGGTCTGGGCCAGGTAGATGCTGGACCGGCCCTGCTCGTCACTCTTCAGCGGGACGGTGACGGTGTCCCTCGCCTTCCACGGGAACCCGCTCGCGTCGAAGGTCCATTCACCGGTCACCTTGGTCGCCAGCTCCGACAGTGCCACCCACCCGTACTGGTGCGACGGAACGGTGATCGTCAGGCTGTTGCCGAGATCTTCACGCACGTCATAGGTGACCTGACCGGAAATGGTGAGGCTGACGCTGGTCTGCACGGGGCTCGCGGCACCCGTTCCGAGGCCGGAGGTGAAGGTCACTCCGAGCTGGCTCGACCAGCCGGTGGAGGTGTTCAGGGAGAACGTCCACGGCACCGGCGCCTCGGTGCCGTTGAACCAGACGGGGGAGACGCACTTCTTCGGCAGTGGCTCGGCAGGTGCCTGGGAGCCCTTGGTCCACGAACAGGTGGAGCTGTCCTTCTGGCAGCGCTTCGACGCGTAGTCGACGGCGGCCTTGAGCGCCGCTTCGCCCGCGCTGCTCGGGATCTTCCACTGCTGTGCCTTGGTGCCGTTGCAGCCGTAGGTCTGCGTCCAGGCGTCGTCGTACTGCGCGGCGCGGACCACGTCGAGGCACTTGTCGTCCCCGGCGCTTCGGATCATGAAGGTGTCCGTGGCGCCGTTGACGGGCTGGAAGTACCAGCGCTGCGAGGAAGAGCCGGAGCAGGACTGCTGTCTGAGCGGGAGCCCGGCCTCGACGCACTTGCCGGTGTCGCCGTTGACGAGGGCGAAGGCCGAGTCGGATCCCTGGATGCGGGCATCCCACTTCTGGTGGTAGCCCGGCGCGGAGTTGGTGACGATGAAGACGCCGTCTCCGGTGTTGCCGTTCTGCACATCCAGGTTCCGGCCGCCGTTGACCGACGTGAACGTCAGGCAGGACAGCCCCGAGCAATGGTCTGCGGTCTGCGCCACAGCGGTCTGCGCCACAGCGGCCTGGGCGACGACGAGGCCGAGAGTGATACCGAGAGTGGCGATGAGCATGGTGAACGCTGTGGATAAGACCGCTGATCTGGGCGGCTTCATTCCGGTGCAACTCCTCTGTCCGACTGCGGTGTTGGTGGTGCATTCCACCTTGTTGACCGCACTATCGCTGCTACCGACGACTTTGAGTAGGGCGCCGCCCTCGGGGCGGAAGGCGAAGCGCGGCTGCATGCTCCTCAGCTCGACCGGACGCAGTCGGGAGGCCGGGCCGCCGCCGTGAGCACGCGCGCCAGAGTCGTAGCCGAACAGCCGAACAGCCGAACAGCCCTGAACCATCGCGGAAGGACACATGGTGGGATCCAGCTTCTTCGTCAGCGCCGACCAGCCGAACGGCGCCTGCTGGCCGTTCTCGACCGACCAACTGACAGACACCATCAGCAGGTTGTGGCCAGGCAGTGCCCTGGCAGGCGGGCACGGCAGTGTCGTGGAAATGGACATCTGCGTCGATGACCGGACACTGACCTTCGACTGGGACGCGGCACACCAGGTGCTCCGCTTCCCCGACCAGGATCCCCTCGCCGAACCGGCCCGCATCGTGCACCGACTGCTGCGAGAGGTTGCACCCGATGTTCCCGTCGTCTGGTGGACCGAGTGCGACGCGACGCTGGAACCGATCGTCCTGTCGCCCGATCCCGAGACATTCATACGCGAGTTCGTCGGCTGACCCACACCCCGGACTCTCACGTTGCCGCCCGCAATGAATGAGCCCCGGCCTGAGTGGGACGACGCGCCCGAGTGGGTTCGGGTACTCCACAGCTGTGGCGGGCAAGGTCCGTCCCCACAACGGGAGTTCGGGCGCCATCGCTTTGGCTAATCTGCAGGGATGACCACCGACCTGACCCTGCTCACGTATGTCGCCTACCGCGGAGTGGAGGTCACCGCGCCCCGGCTCCGCGGCCTCCTTGCGCTGCTCGCGGGCGATTTGCGTACGGGCTGCAGCACCGAACGGCTGGTGGAAGGGCTGTGGCCGGACGCGCTGCCGGAGCGGCCGGGCAAGGCGGTGCAGGTCCTGGTGTCCAGGGCGCGGGCGCAGCTGGGCACCGGTGTCCTCGTCAGCACGCCGAACGGATACCGGCTCGCCCTCGCCGACGATCAGGTCGACAGCTCCGCCCTGCTGCTGCACGCCGCCGCCAGTGCGGACCGGGCCAGGGCCGGGGACCACGCGGGATCGCTGACCGCGGCCGAGGCCGGGCTCGCGCTGTGGGAAGGCACCTCCGACGGGGACGCCGGCGCCGGTGACCCCGTAGCCGCGTTGCGCGCCGAGCGGGTCCCCGTCCGCGGCACCCTCGCCCGCGCGCGGGCGCTCGCGCTCGCCCGCCTCGGGCGGCACGCAGAGGCGGCCGGACCGCTGGCCCTCGCCGCCGCGGAGCATCCGCGTGACGAGGAGCTGCTTGCCGAGCTGCTGCGCGGTGAGGCGGCGACGGCGGGCCCGTCCGCCGCGCTGGCACGGTACGAGGGGTACCGCCGTGAGCTGCGCGACGAGCTCGGCACGGATCCGGGCGCCGGGCTCAAGGCCGTACAGCAGGAGCTGTTGTGCGGCGAGGCACCTGCGGTCAGGCACGGCGTGCCGCACGAGCCGAACCCGCTGCTGGGGCGGGACGAGGACATCGCGGCGGTGGCGCGGCTGCTGCGCACCTCCCGCGCGGTCACCGTCGTCGGTCCCGGCGGTCTCGGCAAGACCCGGCTCGGGTACGCCGTGAGCCGCCGGGCCGAGCAGCGCGTGGTGTATGCCGTACCGCTCGCCGGCATCACCGCGGACGAGGACGTGGCAGCGGAGGTGGCCTCCGCGCTCGGTGCGGGCGAGGGGCGGCACGGCACCGTGAGCGGCCACGCCCCGGCCGACCCGCTGACCGGAATCCTCGGTGCGCTCGGCTCCGGGCCCGCTCTGCTGGTGCTGGACAACTGCGAGCAGGTCATCCGGGGCGCCGCCGCCCTCGTACAGGACCTGGTCTCGTCCTCGAAGGACCTGCGGGTGCTCGTCACCAGCCGGGCCCCGCTGGGACTCACCTCGGAGGCGGTGTACGCGCTGCCGGAGCTCGGCCTGGACACCTCGGTCGAGCTGTTCGCGCAGCGGGCCCGGGCCGCCCGGCCCGGTGTGGAGCTGCCGTCGGACACAGTGGCCGCGCTGTGCCGCCAGCTCGACGGACTGCCGCTCGCCGTGGAGTTGGCCGCGGCGCGGGTGCGGGTGCTGTCGGTGCCGGAGATCGCCCGCCGTCTCGGCGACCGGTTCGCGCTGCTGCGCGGCGGGGCGCGTGATGCGCCGGAGCGCCATCGCACGCTGCACGCGGTCGTGGAGTGGAGCTGGAACCTGCTCGCCACGGACGCCAGGGCGGCGCTGCGCACGCTGGCCGTCTTCCCCGGTGGCTTCTCGGGCGAAGCGGCGGAGCAGGTGCTGGGCGGAGAGGCGCTGTCTCTGCTGGAGCAGGTGGCCGGTCAGTCGCTGCTCACCGTCGCCGACACCCCGGCCGGCGTGCGGTTCCGGATGCTGGAGACCGTGCGGGAGTTCAGCGCGGCCCGGCGGGCGGAGGCGGGCGGGGAAGAGGAGGCCGTCGGCCGATTCCTGGCCTGGGCACGGGACTTCGGGGTGGCGTACCACGACTGGGTCTTCGGTCCGGAACCGCGGACTGCCTGGGAACGGATCAGGGCCGAGCAGGACAACCTCGTGGCGGCCCTGCGGTACGCCCTGGCCCGTACGGATGGCCCCGCCACCGCCGCCGTCACCGCCGTTCTCGCCGCGCTGTGGACCACCGATTCCCACTACTCCCGTCTCGCTGCCCTCGCGGCCGACACCGGCCCGCCGCTGTCGCACTACCGCCCCGAGCCCGAATACGTCGAAGTGGCCCGCGCGGCCACGGTGTTGTGCATGGCAAGCCTGCTCATGGACCACGGCCCGCACGCCGGCGTCACCCGCCAGCTCGTCACCCTCCGGCGGCTGCCCCCGGCCCCGCCGGACACGCTGCTGCGCGCCATCGCGGCAGTGCTGAGCGCGGTCCCCGAGATGCTGCCTCCCGACTACGAAGTGCTGCGCACGTTCTGCGACAGCGAGCGGCCGCTCGTCGCCGGCATCGCCGAATGCGTCGCCACCTACATCTGGGAGTACGCGCACGACATCGACCGCGCGCTCGCCTCGGCCCGCCGGATGACCGACGCACTGGCAGCGGTCGACAATCCGGCCCTGCAGCTCGTGGGCCATTCCCGGCTGAGCGAGCTGTGCTTGAGGACGGGGCAGGGCGAGGCCGCGTACCGGCACCTCAAGGCGGCGCTCGAAGCGCTGCCGCGGCTCGGCGACGAGCACGACTACATCGGCATCCGCTCGGCCCTCGCCCTCGCCTGCCTGCAGCGCGGCGACCCCGACGAGGCCGAGCACTGGCTGCGGCAGGCCGAGGGCGACAACACCCCGCGGCAGGACCCCTTCTACAGCCCCGATCCCGGCGTGCGCGCCGAGATCGCGCTCGCCCGCGGGCTGACGGAGGCCGGACTCGGCCTGTGGCGCAGCGCCGTGGAGCGGATGCCCGAGGAGGGCTCGACGTACAGCGGCGACCCCTGGCTCGACCCGTGGGCGCTGCAGCTTCAGGCGGCGGCGGTGACCGCACACGCGCACGCCGGCCGTCTCGAACTCGTCGCGGGGACGGCCGGCCGGCTGTGGCAGCGGCTGCGAATTCTGCTCACCGGCCCCGCCCGCTCGCCCGTGGAGCTCCCCGTGTTGGGGACGGTGCTGCACGCGCTCGGCGTGGCGGGGCTCGCGTCCGACGGCGCCGGCGCCGGTGCCGGTGCCGTACGGATGATCGCGCTGGCCGAACGGCTGCGGGTGCTGCGCGAGTTCCAGCCGACGATGTCGGCGGCCCGTGCCCGGCAGGCGGCCGAGGACGCCGACCGGGCGGCGTACGCCGACGCGGTGTCGGAGTACGCCGCCCTGGGGCGGGACGAGCTGCGGGAGGCAGCCCGTGCGCTCATTTCGGGTCGCGGTGGAACAGTGACGTCGACCAGCAGTACCCGAGCGCGGCCAGCCCCAGGCACCAGACAATCGTGATCCACCAGTTGTTGCCGATCTCGCTGCCGAGCAGCAGGCCGCGCAGTGTCTCGATGGCGGGCGTGAACGGCTGGTATGCGGCGATCGGCTGGAACCAGCCCGGCATCGCGTCGACCGGTACGAAGGCGCTGGAGAGGAAGGGGAGGATGATCAGCGGCAGTGCATTGTTGCTTGCCGCCTCGGCGTTCGGGCTGGCCAGGCCCATCCCGACGGCGAGCCAGGTGAGTGCCATGGCGACCAGCACGAGCAGCCCGAACGCCGCCAGCCAGTCCAGGACCGTGGCGTGTGTGGACCGGAAGCCGATGGCCACGGCGACGGCCCCGACGAGGACCACGCTGATGACCGCCTGCAGCACGCTGCCGACCACATGCCCGATGAGCACCGATCCGCGGTGGATCGCCATCGTACGGAAGCGGGCGATGATGCCCTCGGTCATGTCCATGGAGACGGACACCGCGGTCCCGGCCGGGGTGGCGCCGATGGTCATCATCAGGATGCCCGGAACGAGATAGGCGAGGTACCGGGAGCGGTCGGCGCCGCCACCACCGATGCCCGCACTCATCACACCGCCGAAGACATAGACGAAGAGCAGCAGCAGGACGATCGGTGTCAGCAGGATGTTGAGGGTGAGCGACGGGTAGCGCCGTGCGTGCAGGAGGTTGCGGCGCAGCATCGTGGACGAGTCGCGTACGGCGAGGGAGAGGGAGCTCATCGGACGGACTCCTCCGTCTGGTAGGGGACGTCGGCGCCGCTGGTCAGGGCGAAGAAGACGTCGTCGAGGCCAGGGGTGTGCACGGTCAGCTCGTCCGCCTCCGTACCGGCCGAGTCCAGCCGGCCGAGGAGGGCGCGCAGCTCGCGCTGGCTGCCGTCGCAGGGGATCCGCAGCGTGAGGGTTGCGTCGTCGCGCGGCGCCTCGCGCAGCGCGGCGGCGGCGGTCCGGTACGCGGCCGGGTCGGTGAACCGCAGCCGCACGTGCCCGCCGGGGACGAGCCGCTTCAGCTCGTCGGCGGTCCCCTCGGCGGCGATCTTGCCGTCGCTCAGCACTGCGATGCGGTCGGCGAGCTCGTCGGCCTCCGCCAGGTACTGGGTGGTGAGGAAAACGGTGACGCCGCCGGAGACCAGCTCGCGGATGATCCCCCACATGGTGTGGCGGCTGCGTGGGTCGAGGCCGGTGGTGGGCTCGTCGAGGAAGATGATCCGCGGGTTGCCGACCAGCGTCATGGCGATGTCGAGGCGGCGTTTCATGCCGCCGGAGTAGGTGGCGGCGGGCTTCTTCGCGGCCTCCGCCAGGTCGAAGCGCTCCAGCAGCCCGGTGGCGGTGCGGCGGCCCTCGCGGCGGGAGAGGTGGTGCAGGTCCGCCATGAGGAGCATGTTCTCCTCGCCGGTGATCAGGCCGTCTACGGCGGAGAACTGCCCGGTGACGCCGATCACTTCCCGTACGGCCTGTGGGTCGGCGGCCAGGTCGTGGCCGCCGACGCGCAGGTCGCCGGCTTCGGCGGTGACGAGGGTGGAGAGGATCTTGACGGCGGTGGTCTTGCCGGCGCCGTTCGGGCCGAGCAGCGAGAAGACGGTGCCGGCCGGCACCGCCAGGTCGATGCCGTCGAGGACCGTCTTGTCCCCGTAGGCCTTGCGCAGCCCCTTGGCCGCGATGGCGAGAGAGCGCGATGTCGGTGTCGTCATGCCGCAGAGAGTGCGGCAGGGCGCATTCAGCGCGGATTCAGAAGGGTTTCAGCGCTCTGGGAGCGGGGGTTGCGCCGGTTCCTGAAACCGACAGCTGCCCGGGACGGGCCGTCAGGCCCGCCGGGCCCCAGCCCCTTCTGGTGACGGCGGTTGCGCCGGGTGTGCCGGTCGTGCCGGTCGTGCCCGGCTGTCCGTTGGCTCACCGGCCTCACTGGGCTCACCGGCCTCACCCAGCTCACCGGCCTCACCCGGCCAGGTCGGCGGCTTTGAGCTCACGTCGGGCGAGGACGTCCGCGCAACGGTCGTCCATCTGTCGCAGTGCGTCGCGGCGGTCCCGTCGGGAGAGCCGGTCGAGATAGGTGTGCCCGAGGAGGTGATCGGTCTCGTGCTGCAGACACCGGGCGAAATATCCGCTTCCCTCGATCACGAGGGGAGCGCCGTCCTTGTCGAAGCCACGCACGACGGCACGATCGGTCCGCGGGACCGCTATGGCGGCACCGGGCACGGACAGGCACCCTTCGACGTCGTCGACGAGCCGGCGGTGGCCGGCCTCGGGCTGGTCGAGAACGGGGTTGAGGATGTGGCCGACATGCCGGACTCCGTCGTCGTCCGGGCAGTCGTACACGAACAGCCGCAGGTCGACACCGACCTGATTGGCAGCCAGGCCGGCGCCGTCGGCCACCCACATGGTCAGGAACATGTCGTCGATCAGCGCCGACAGCTCGGCGGTGCCGAACTCGGTCACCTCACGGCATCGACGGTTGAGGATTTCCTCGCCCACCCTCGTGATACGGCGTACCGAACCCCGGCCGGCTTCCGGAGACAGGGCCGGGCAGGAGTCGACCGGCACGCCCTGGACACGGACCCGCCGGTCGGTGGCGCGAGGTTGCTCGTGAGGAAGGGGCATCGTGGTTTTCCTTCGTATTTCGTATGGGGCCAAGGAGGCATCGACGGCCGAAGTCGGCACGAGGGACGGCCGGTTGCGAAGTCCTTTGCAAAGTAGCAGACTTTGCAAAGTGACTGAAGAACACGTCGACCGCCCGAGCGCCCGTCCCGCCACGGCCGGTCCGGGATTGCGCGAGCACGAGGTCCGCACCGCCCTGCTCGACCTGCTTGCCGAGGTCGGCGCCGCCACGGCGACCGAGGCGGCGGCCCGGCTGGGCTACAGCTCCGGACTCTGCTCATTCCACCTGCGGCAGCTCGCCCGCCACGGCCACATCGAAGAAGCCCCGCACGGCGGAGGCCGCGCACGCCCTTGGCGTCTGTGCCGGCCGACTGCCGCATCCGACCCGTCCGACCCGTCCGACCCGTCCGACCCGTCCACGGAGGATTTCGGCGACCTCGCCCGCGGCCTGGAGGACGAGAGCTGGCAGCACTGGCTCGACCAGCGAGAGCAGGCACCGGCCGAGTGGCGCAGCGATGAAGCGTTCAGTGCCGTCGCCTATCTGACACCCGAGGAGATGAGCCGGCTGGCAGCGGTGATCCGAGGGGCACTCGCCCCCTATCAGGAGCGCGATCACCGGCCTCTGGCTCGCCCCGAGGGCGCCCGGCCGGTCGCCCTCATCACCCGGCTGTTCCCCCTGCTTCCCCACCCGGCGGACGACGCGGACGAGAGCTGAGAAGCCGAGGTCCGTCCGCGGCGGCGCGAGGGCCTGTGGCTCCGCGCTGATACCCCGGTCCGGGACGGGCGGACGCGGGCGTCACCTTCGAAATCAGAGCTGCTGATCCAGGTGCACGGTGGTGGGGGAGAAGCCCGCAGCTCGGTAGAACTCACCGGCGTCCGCGTTGAAGTGCCAGACATCCGTGACAAGACGTCGGCAGCCTGCCGCGCGTCCCACTTCACGTACGGCGTCGAGCAGCGCTGCGCCGACACCGCTACGGGCGGCTTCGGGGACCACGGCGATCTGATCCAGCGACACGATGACCTCTGAGTGCGTCAGAGCAGTGCCGGGCCGGTTCTTGACTCGGGCGAGAGCGTATCCGAGGGCTTCGCCTTCCGCCCCGTCGGCGACGAGCACGGTGACGGAGGGATCGGCGATCCGAGCGCGGAAGAAGGCTTCGACGGCATCCGTCTCCGGGGAGTCGACGAACAGGTCGGGACGGTGTTGTGTGTGCGGGGCATGAACGAT includes:
- a CDS encoding ATP-binding protein — protein: MTTDLTLLTYVAYRGVEVTAPRLRGLLALLAGDLRTGCSTERLVEGLWPDALPERPGKAVQVLVSRARAQLGTGVLVSTPNGYRLALADDQVDSSALLLHAAASADRARAGDHAGSLTAAEAGLALWEGTSDGDAGAGDPVAALRAERVPVRGTLARARALALARLGRHAEAAGPLALAAAEHPRDEELLAELLRGEAATAGPSAALARYEGYRRELRDELGTDPGAGLKAVQQELLCGEAPAVRHGVPHEPNPLLGRDEDIAAVARLLRTSRAVTVVGPGGLGKTRLGYAVSRRAEQRVVYAVPLAGITADEDVAAEVASALGAGEGRHGTVSGHAPADPLTGILGALGSGPALLVLDNCEQVIRGAAALVQDLVSSSKDLRVLVTSRAPLGLTSEAVYALPELGLDTSVELFAQRARAARPGVELPSDTVAALCRQLDGLPLAVELAAARVRVLSVPEIARRLGDRFALLRGGARDAPERHRTLHAVVEWSWNLLATDARAALRTLAVFPGGFSGEAAEQVLGGEALSLLEQVAGQSLLTVADTPAGVRFRMLETVREFSAARRAEAGGEEEAVGRFLAWARDFGVAYHDWVFGPEPRTAWERIRAEQDNLVAALRYALARTDGPATAAVTAVLAALWTTDSHYSRLAALAADTGPPLSHYRPEPEYVEVARAATVLCMASLLMDHGPHAGVTRQLVTLRRLPPAPPDTLLRAIAAVLSAVPEMLPPDYEVLRTFCDSERPLVAGIAECVATYIWEYAHDIDRALASARRMTDALAAVDNPALQLVGHSRLSELCLRTGQGEAAYRHLKAALEALPRLGDEHDYIGIRSALALACLQRGDPDEAEHWLRQAEGDNTPRQDPFYSPDPGVRAEIALARGLTEAGLGLWRSAVERMPEEGSTYSGDPWLDPWALQLQAAAVTAHAHAGRLELVAGTAGRLWQRLRILLTGPARSPVELPVLGTVLHALGVAGLASDGAGAGAGAVRMIALAERLRVLREFQPTMSAARARQAAEDADRAAYADAVSEYAALGRDELREAARALISGRGGTVTSTSSTRARPAPGTRQS
- a CDS encoding ABC transporter permease — encoded protein: MSSLSLAVRDSSTMLRRNLLHARRYPSLTLNILLTPIVLLLLFVYVFGGVMSAGIGGGGADRSRYLAYLVPGILMMTIGATPAGTAVSVSMDMTEGIIARFRTMAIHRGSVLIGHVVGSVLQAVISVVLVGAVAVAIGFRSTHATVLDWLAAFGLLVLVAMALTWLAVGMGLASPNAEAASNNALPLIILPFLSSAFVPVDAMPGWFQPIAAYQPFTPAIETLRGLLLGSEIGNNWWITIVWCLGLAALGYCWSTSLFHRDPK
- a CDS encoding ATP-binding cassette domain-containing protein, with amino-acid sequence MTTPTSRSLAIAAKGLRKAYGDKTVLDGIDLAVPAGTVFSLLGPNGAGKTTAVKILSTLVTAEAGDLRVGGHDLAADPQAVREVIGVTGQFSAVDGLITGEENMLLMADLHHLSRREGRRTATGLLERFDLAEAAKKPAATYSGGMKRRLDIAMTLVGNPRIIFLDEPTTGLDPRSRHTMWGIIRELVSGGVTVFLTTQYLAEADELADRIAVLSDGKIAAEGTADELKRLVPGGHVRLRFTDPAAYRTAAAALREAPRDDATLTLRIPCDGSQRELRALLGRLDSAGTEADELTVHTPGLDDVFFALTSGADVPYQTEESVR
- the def gene encoding peptide deformylase yields the protein MPLPHEQPRATDRRVRVQGVPVDSCPALSPEAGRGSVRRITRVGEEILNRRCREVTEFGTAELSALIDDMFLTMWVADGAGLAANQVGVDLRLFVYDCPDDDGVRHVGHILNPVLDQPEAGHRRLVDDVEGCLSVPGAAIAVPRTDRAVVRGFDKDGAPLVIEGSGYFARCLQHETDHLLGHTYLDRLSRRDRRDALRQMDDRCADVLARRELKAADLAG
- a CDS encoding helix-turn-helix domain-containing protein, which encodes MTEEHVDRPSARPATAGPGLREHEVRTALLDLLAEVGAATATEAAARLGYSSGLCSFHLRQLARHGHIEEAPHGGGRARPWRLCRPTAASDPSDPSDPSDPSTEDFGDLARGLEDESWQHWLDQREQAPAEWRSDEAFSAVAYLTPEEMSRLAAVIRGALAPYQERDHRPLARPEGARPVALITRLFPLLPHPADDADES
- a CDS encoding GNAT family N-acetyltransferase, with product MFRIRTASPGDVALLATLNHIVHAPHTQHRPDLFVDSPETDAVEAFFRARIADPSVTVLVADGAEGEALGYALARVKNRPGTALTHSEVIVSLDQIAVVPEAARSGVGAALLDAVREVGRAAGCRRLVTDVWHFNADAGEFYRAAGFSPTTVHLDQQL